In the Manis javanica isolate MJ-LG chromosome 12, MJ_LKY, whole genome shotgun sequence genome, one interval contains:
- the LOC140843056 gene encoding uncharacterized protein isoform X1, whose product MEVREANRGGLPARCGRWLRDHLQRLCPCCPRNPEHEEESTLHANKIHRGRAPWTGVRTAQETPVLELRPVSPASALGPGAPAGMAPGLAEPVPGPEPTSPCAAISDIPGVVSGPEVEPHEPSEPSRPSPSPRMGQARRHAWEPNDVTSVLHGSQLSSIPEGRVLHHLAQEEHLGPTVAEPEEPRQTQLAPETQGGPASWLEPVQELPETPVLELRPVSPASAPAEPEDVPAVPSAPLPSPELEPHEPSGTGPRAPARMAPGLAGAKPAPESTLLAFPPRLVAEQLTLMYAELFTKVAVDDRMTRCGSQSYNGNVEHLASTNKIIKQFHDAANMVISSCLGAPGMTARDRARVVEFWIQVAKECLDLENFAHLHAILLALQSPAISRLQCTWGRVSWKSSRMHKRLEKERWLNRKRLLKEATSMVTQQHRFLRESEDRQEESSILREMLIHKYVAMTHHLQPEEHFRAFFQAVETLDDQKRYTLSCQLEPPGQRAGRKGLLFFRSRNI is encoded by the exons ATGGAAGTCAGGGAAGCAAACAGGGGCggtcttcctgctcgctgtgggcgttggctcagAGACCACCTCCAACGCCTCTGTCCGTGTTGTCCAAGGaaccccgag CATGAAGAGGAGTCAACTCTCCATGCAAATAAGATCCACAGGgggagggctccctggacaggTGTGAGGACGGCACAAGAGACAcctgtgctggagctacggccggtgtcacctgcttcagccctgGGGCCCGGAGCACCTGCCGGAATGGCACCGGGCCTGGCAGAGCCAGTGCCAGGtccagagcccaccagcccctgtgcggCGATCTCGGACATCCCGGGAGTGGTCTCGGGCCCCGaggtggagccccatgagccttcaGAACCCAGCAG gccttcccccagccccaggatgggcCAGGCTAGGCGCCATGCCTGGGAGCCCAATGATGTGACCAGCGTCCTCCATGGCAGCCAGCTTTCATCTATCCCAGAGGGCcgagtcctccaccacttggcccaggaggagcacctggggcccactgtggcagagccggaag aaccacggcagacgcagctggctccagagacacagggagggccGGCTTCATGGCTAGAGCCagttcaggagctccctgagacccctgtgctggagctacggccAGTGTCACCTGCGTCAGCCCCCGCAGAGCCGGAGGACGTCCCAGCAGTGCCCTCAGCCCCACTGCCGAGCCCTGAGCTTGAGCCCCATGAGCCCTCAGGCACAGGGCCCAGGGCACCTGCCAGAATGGCACCGGGCCTGGCAGGGGCAAAGCCAGCTCCAGAGTCCACCCTCCTGGCATTCCCCCCCCGCCTGGTtgccgagcagctgaccctgatgtatGCG GAACTGttcaccaaggtggcagtggaCGACCGCATGACCCGCTGCGGGAGCCAGTCATACAACGGAAACGTTGAACACCTGGCCTCCACCAATAAGATCATAAAACAATTTCATGATGCAGCCAACatggtcatctcctcctgcctcggggccCCAGGCATGACGGCGcgggacagggcccgagtggtagagttctggatccaggtggccaag gagtgtctggaccTCGAGAATTTCGCACacctccatgccattctcttggccctgcagagccctgccATCAGTCGTCTGCAGTGCACCTGGGGACGTGTTTCCTG gAAGAGCTCCAGGATGCATAAGAGACTTGAAAAAGAGAGGTGGCTTAACCGGAAGAGGCTCCTCAAg GAGGCGACTTCCATGGTGACGCAACAGCATCGTTTCCTCCGGGAATCTGAGGATAGGCAGGAG GAAAGTTCCATCCTACGTGAGATGCTCATACACAAGTACGTGGCCATGACGCATCACCTGCAACCCGAGGAGCACTTCAGAGCCTTCTTCCAGGCCGTGGAGACCCTGGATGACCAGAagag atacaccctgtcctgccagctggagcccccaggccagagggccGGCAGAAAGGGACTCTTGTTCTTCAGGTCCCGCAACATTTAA
- the LOC140843056 gene encoding uncharacterized protein isoform X2, which yields MEVREANRGGLPARCGRWLRDHLQRLCPCCPRNPEHEEESTLHANKIHRGRAPWTGVRTAQETPVLELRPVSPASALGPGAPAGMAPGLAEPVPGPEPTSPCAAISDIPGVVSGPEVEPHEPSEPSRPSPSPRMGQARRHAWEPNDVTSVLHGSQLSSIPEGRVLHHLAQEEHLGPTVAEPEEPRQTQLAPETQGGPASWLEPVQELPETPVLELRPVSPASAPAEPEDVPAVPSAPLPSPELEPHEPSGTGPRAPARMAPGLAGAKPAPESTLLAFPPRLVAEQLTLMYAELFTKVAVDDRMTRCGSQSYNGNVEHLASTNKIIKQFHDAANMVISSCLGAPGMTARDRARVVEFWIQVAKECLDLENFAHLHAILLALQSPAISRLQCTWGRVSWKSSRMHKRLEKERWLNRKRLLKESSILREMLIHKYVAMTHHLQPEEHFRAFFQAVETLDDQKRYTLSCQLEPPGQRAGRKGLLFFRSRNI from the exons ATGGAAGTCAGGGAAGCAAACAGGGGCggtcttcctgctcgctgtgggcgttggctcagAGACCACCTCCAACGCCTCTGTCCGTGTTGTCCAAGGaaccccgag CATGAAGAGGAGTCAACTCTCCATGCAAATAAGATCCACAGGgggagggctccctggacaggTGTGAGGACGGCACAAGAGACAcctgtgctggagctacggccggtgtcacctgcttcagccctgGGGCCCGGAGCACCTGCCGGAATGGCACCGGGCCTGGCAGAGCCAGTGCCAGGtccagagcccaccagcccctgtgcggCGATCTCGGACATCCCGGGAGTGGTCTCGGGCCCCGaggtggagccccatgagccttcaGAACCCAGCAG gccttcccccagccccaggatgggcCAGGCTAGGCGCCATGCCTGGGAGCCCAATGATGTGACCAGCGTCCTCCATGGCAGCCAGCTTTCATCTATCCCAGAGGGCcgagtcctccaccacttggcccaggaggagcacctggggcccactgtggcagagccggaag aaccacggcagacgcagctggctccagagacacagggagggccGGCTTCATGGCTAGAGCCagttcaggagctccctgagacccctgtgctggagctacggccAGTGTCACCTGCGTCAGCCCCCGCAGAGCCGGAGGACGTCCCAGCAGTGCCCTCAGCCCCACTGCCGAGCCCTGAGCTTGAGCCCCATGAGCCCTCAGGCACAGGGCCCAGGGCACCTGCCAGAATGGCACCGGGCCTGGCAGGGGCAAAGCCAGCTCCAGAGTCCACCCTCCTGGCATTCCCCCCCCGCCTGGTtgccgagcagctgaccctgatgtatGCG GAACTGttcaccaaggtggcagtggaCGACCGCATGACCCGCTGCGGGAGCCAGTCATACAACGGAAACGTTGAACACCTGGCCTCCACCAATAAGATCATAAAACAATTTCATGATGCAGCCAACatggtcatctcctcctgcctcggggccCCAGGCATGACGGCGcgggacagggcccgagtggtagagttctggatccaggtggccaag gagtgtctggaccTCGAGAATTTCGCACacctccatgccattctcttggccctgcagagccctgccATCAGTCGTCTGCAGTGCACCTGGGGACGTGTTTCCTG gAAGAGCTCCAGGATGCATAAGAGACTTGAAAAAGAGAGGTGGCTTAACCGGAAGAGGCTCCTCAAg GAAAGTTCCATCCTACGTGAGATGCTCATACACAAGTACGTGGCCATGACGCATCACCTGCAACCCGAGGAGCACTTCAGAGCCTTCTTCCAGGCCGTGGAGACCCTGGATGACCAGAagag atacaccctgtcctgccagctggagcccccaggccagagggccGGCAGAAAGGGACTCTTGTTCTTCAGGTCCCGCAACATTTAA